The stretch of DNA TGATCAGCCTGTTATTGAGCTTTACTATAAAAACAACAGCCCACAATATCCATTTGTAAACGAATATCACATTTATGCTTTGCATATCTCCACACCAGAAGAAATTGCCATGATGACCAGAATAGCTTCAAAGGTAAACGCAATTTTGAGATCGTTTTTTGAGCGAAGGAATTTAAAATTTGTTGATGCAAGATTTGAGTTTGGAATCATTGGAGATGATATAGTTCTTGGGGATGAAATATCGCCAAGGACATGTAGGATTTGGGATATGGAAACGAATGAACCCCTTGATTTTGAAAGAGTTCGCTTCAACATGGGAAATGTTCGTGAAAGCTATATGGAAATTTTAAGGCGAATTTCAATTTAATGGGTAAAGGGAAATTGATAGCAAAGTATGGAGCTTCAACTGTTGCATGGATAATCGGCTTTTCCATAGTTTTATTGCTATTCTCTTTCTTGATTAAACCTTTTCTGATAAAAATATTTTTGATAATACTCGCTGTTAGCATAAGCGGCTTTGCGCTCTTCTTTTTCAGAGATCCAGAAAGGAAAGTTCCCAGTGGAGATGATATTATAATTTCACCTGCTGATGGTAAAGTCTTTTTAATCCGCGAGTTTTTTGAAAATGAATTTATACTTGATGATGCAATTCAAGTTAGCATTTTCATGTCGCCATTAAATGTTCATGTTAATAGAATTCCAATAAGTGGGGAGATAAAATTTCTGAAATATGTCCCTGGTAAATATACTGTTGCATTTGACGAAAAATCTTCCGAAAAT from Candidatus Kryptobacter tengchongensis encodes:
- a CDS encoding phosphatidylserine decarboxylase, producing the protein MGKGKLIAKYGASTVAWIIGFSIVLLLFSFLIKPFLIKIFLIILAVSISGFALFFFRDPERKVPSGDDIIISPADGKVFLIREFFENEFILDDAIQVSIFMSPLNVHVNRIPISGEIKFLKYVPGKYTVAFDEKSSENNERKIIGIETEDGLKVIVKQIAGFIARRIVCGVEKGDKVKAGQRYGMIKFGSRVDVIMPKNKVEIIISEGQKVRAGETIIAKVKR
- a CDS encoding phosphoribosylaminoimidazole-succinocarboxamide synthase is translated as MLKKNKIQVFTPELVFEGNNKKFYTSEEENCLIMKFKDSIVLRNGTVFKMKGQGELRNKISTIIFEYLRNFNILTHYIKPVDESSMLVRKLNMIPIKVVVRNIAAGNFCDRFGIEKGTLLDQPVIELYYKNNSPQYPFVNEYHIYALHISTPEEIAMMTRIASKVNAILRSFFERRNLKFVDARFEFGIIGDDIVLGDEISPRTCRIWDMETNEPLDFERVRFNMGNVRESYMEILRRISI